A single region of the Pseudomonas solani genome encodes:
- the gcl gene encoding glyoxylate carboligase: MAKMRAIEAAVLVMRREGIDTAFGIPGAAINPLYAALNKIGGIDHVLARHVEGASHMAEGYTRTNPGNIGLCIGTSGPAGTDMVTGLYSASADSIPILCITGQAPRARLHKEDFQAVDITNIVKPVTKWATTVLEPGQVPYAFQKAFFEMRSGRPGPVLIDLPFDVQMAEIEFDIEAYQPLAVNKPSASRIQAEKALAMLNDAERPLLVAGGGIINADASEKLVEFAELTGVPVIPTLMGWGTIPDDHALMAGMCGLQTSHRYGNATLLESDLVFGIGNRWANRHTGSVDVYTQGRRFIHVDIEPTQIGRVFTPDLGIVSDAGSALDAFLEVAREWKAAGKLKDRNAWAESCRERKRTLQRKTHFDNVPVKPQRVYEEMNEFFGKDTCYVSTIGLSQIAGAQFLHVYKPRHWINCGQAGPLGWTIPAALGVVKADPARQVVALSGDYDFQFMIEELAVGAQFNLPYIHVLVNNSYLGLIRQAQRGFEIDFCVQLSFENINAPELNGYGVDHVAVVEGLGCKAIRVFDANELQGAFAQARKLMEEFRVPVVVEVILERVTNISMGTEINAVNEFEELALRGADAPTAISMLD, from the coding sequence ATGGCCAAAATGAGAGCAATCGAGGCCGCCGTCCTGGTGATGCGCCGCGAAGGCATCGACACCGCGTTCGGCATCCCCGGCGCCGCCATCAACCCGCTTTACGCTGCACTGAACAAAATCGGCGGCATTGACCATGTACTGGCTCGTCACGTCGAAGGCGCCTCGCACATGGCCGAGGGCTACACCCGTACCAACCCGGGCAACATCGGCCTGTGCATCGGTACCTCCGGCCCCGCCGGCACCGACATGGTCACCGGCCTGTACTCGGCGTCGGCCGACTCCATCCCGATCCTCTGCATCACCGGCCAGGCTCCCCGTGCACGCCTGCACAAGGAAGACTTCCAGGCCGTCGACATCACCAACATCGTCAAGCCGGTGACCAAGTGGGCGACCACCGTCCTCGAGCCGGGCCAGGTTCCCTACGCCTTCCAGAAGGCCTTCTTCGAAATGCGCAGCGGCCGCCCCGGCCCCGTGCTGATCGACCTGCCCTTCGACGTGCAGATGGCCGAGATCGAGTTCGACATCGAGGCCTACCAGCCCCTGGCAGTGAACAAACCGTCCGCTTCCCGAATCCAGGCCGAGAAGGCCCTGGCCATGCTCAATGACGCCGAGCGCCCGCTGCTGGTGGCCGGTGGCGGCATCATCAACGCCGACGCCTCCGAGAAGCTGGTGGAGTTCGCCGAGCTGACCGGCGTGCCGGTGATCCCGACCCTGATGGGCTGGGGCACCATCCCCGACGACCACGCGCTGATGGCCGGCATGTGCGGCCTGCAGACCTCGCACCGCTACGGCAACGCCACCCTGCTGGAGTCCGACCTGGTGTTCGGCATCGGCAACCGTTGGGCCAACCGCCACACCGGCTCCGTCGACGTCTACACCCAGGGTCGTCGCTTCATCCACGTCGATATCGAACCGACCCAGATCGGCCGCGTATTCACCCCGGACCTGGGCATCGTCTCCGACGCCGGCTCCGCGCTGGACGCCTTCCTGGAAGTCGCCCGCGAGTGGAAAGCCGCCGGCAAGCTGAAGGACCGCAACGCCTGGGCCGAATCCTGCCGCGAGCGCAAGCGCACCCTGCAGCGCAAGACCCACTTCGACAACGTGCCGGTCAAGCCCCAGCGCGTCTACGAAGAGATGAACGAGTTCTTCGGCAAGGACACCTGCTACGTCAGCACCATCGGTCTGTCGCAGATCGCCGGCGCCCAGTTCCTGCACGTGTACAAGCCGCGCCACTGGATCAACTGCGGCCAGGCCGGCCCGCTGGGCTGGACCATCCCCGCCGCCCTCGGCGTGGTCAAGGCCGACCCGGCTCGCCAAGTGGTCGCGCTGTCCGGCGACTATGACTTCCAGTTCATGATCGAAGAACTGGCCGTGGGCGCGCAGTTCAACCTGCCCTACATCCACGTGCTGGTGAACAACTCCTACCTGGGCCTGATCCGCCAGGCGCAGCGTGGCTTCGAGATCGACTTCTGCGTGCAGCTGTCCTTCGAAAACATCAACGCACCGGAGCTCAACGGCTACGGCGTCGACCACGTCGCCGTGGTCGAGGGCCTGGGTTGCAAGGCGATCCGCGTGTTCGACGCCAACGAGCTGCAGGGTGCCTTCGCCCAGGCTCGCAAGCTGATGGAAGAGTTCCGCGTACCGGTCGTAGTCGAGGTCATCCTGGAGCGTGTCACCAACATCTCCATGGGTACCGAGATCAACGCCGTCAACGAGTTCGAGGAACTGGCCCTGCGTGGCGCCGACGCCCCGACTGCCATCTCGATGCTGGACTGA
- a CDS encoding GlcG/HbpS family heme-binding protein, with amino-acid sequence MSTLSLETAVSISNRALAIGRELRTAPLTIAVLDAGGHLITLQREDGASMLRPQIAIGKAWGAVALGKGSRLIAADAQQRPAFIGAVNNLADGNLVPAPGGVLIRNQAGEVIGAIGISGDTSDIDEQCAISGVESVGLKADAGIAAA; translated from the coding sequence ATGAGCACCCTGTCCCTGGAAACCGCCGTCAGCATCTCCAACCGCGCACTGGCCATCGGTCGCGAGCTGCGTACCGCCCCCCTGACCATCGCCGTGCTGGATGCCGGCGGTCACCTGATCACCCTGCAACGTGAAGACGGCGCGAGCATGCTTCGCCCGCAGATCGCCATCGGCAAGGCATGGGGCGCCGTTGCCCTGGGCAAGGGCTCGCGCCTGATCGCCGCCGACGCCCAGCAGCGCCCGGCCTTTATCGGTGCGGTGAACAACCTGGCGGACGGTAACCTGGTGCCGGCGCCGGGCGGTGTGCTGATCCGCAACCAGGCGGGCGAGGTGATCGGCGCCATCGGCATCAGCGGCGACACCTCCGACATCGACGAGCAGTGCGCCATCAGCGGCGTGGAGTCGGTGGGCCTGAAGGCCGATGCCGGTATCGCCGCGGCCTGA
- a CDS encoding RtcB family protein, which translates to MKKTLFKRVQQKLARSGVAISRVNGNTLSVSSLNSAGLGASILLPESFPIEEKAVLQLLDFAGVSHPEGGEVRCACATPDFHAGSGIPVGSVIVTSPDMVIPQSIGTDINCGMRLHRLGIHYDAFLARKAEWVERVRGDLLGGTRNIPTAPGDMTALFAGGLGDFWSAVGRRSNRDGILARLDLEQVTRELAGLHPSSFARGEAAYAPEALQNTGRAVLRDPGLGTIGGGNHFVEVQVVTELVDRRACFERGLSVGQVVVMIHTGSRDVGFHVGRRWMDKARELWPKGMKHPESKVFALVGEMAGQYLLAMHSAAHYADANRALIAEMVRQRTRELFGPDTEAPLLVDVPHNIVLQEAVGNVHRKGATPAYAGQDLLIPGSMGHDSYLLTGLGNERWLSSASHGAGRSMSRSEILFKGRKDPGILGLERVQCITTREERLIEEAPGAYKEIGDVVRSQVEEETVAVIARFSPVLTFKA; encoded by the coding sequence ATGAAGAAGACTCTCTTCAAGCGGGTCCAGCAGAAGCTGGCCCGATCCGGCGTGGCCATCAGCCGCGTCAATGGCAACACCCTGTCCGTTTCCTCACTGAACAGCGCCGGCCTGGGTGCCAGCATCCTGTTGCCCGAATCTTTTCCCATCGAGGAAAAGGCGGTGCTGCAGCTGCTGGATTTCGCCGGCGTGTCTCACCCCGAAGGCGGTGAGGTGCGTTGCGCCTGCGCGACGCCGGACTTCCACGCCGGCTCCGGCATCCCGGTGGGCTCGGTGATCGTCACCAGCCCCGACATGGTGATTCCCCAGAGCATCGGTACCGATATCAACTGTGGCATGCGCCTGCATCGGCTGGGCATCCACTACGACGCCTTCCTCGCACGCAAGGCGGAATGGGTGGAGCGGGTGCGCGGCGACCTGCTGGGCGGCACCCGCAACATTCCCACCGCGCCGGGCGACATGACCGCGCTGTTCGCCGGTGGGCTGGGTGATTTCTGGAGTGCGGTGGGGCGTCGCTCCAACCGCGACGGGATCCTGGCGCGGCTCGACCTGGAGCAGGTGACGCGTGAACTGGCCGGGCTGCACCCGTCGTCGTTCGCCCGTGGCGAGGCGGCCTACGCACCCGAGGCGCTGCAGAACACGGGCCGCGCGGTACTGCGCGACCCGGGGCTGGGCACCATCGGCGGTGGCAACCACTTCGTCGAGGTGCAGGTGGTGACCGAACTGGTGGACCGGCGCGCCTGCTTCGAGCGCGGGCTGTCAGTGGGGCAGGTGGTGGTGATGATCCATACCGGCTCGCGGGATGTCGGCTTCCATGTCGGCCGTCGCTGGATGGACAAGGCCCGGGAGCTGTGGCCCAAGGGAATGAAGCATCCCGAGTCCAAGGTGTTCGCCCTGGTGGGCGAGATGGCCGGGCAATACCTGCTGGCCATGCACAGTGCGGCCCATTACGCCGACGCCAACCGGGCGCTGATCGCCGAGATGGTACGCCAGCGCACCCGCGAGCTGTTCGGGCCGGACACCGAAGCGCCGCTGCTGGTGGATGTGCCCCACAACATCGTGCTGCAGGAGGCGGTGGGCAACGTGCATCGCAAGGGCGCGACGCCGGCCTATGCGGGGCAGGACCTGCTCATCCCCGGCAGCATGGGCCATGACTCCTACCTGCTCACCGGGCTCGGCAACGAGCGCTGGCTGAGTTCGGCCAGTCACGGCGCGGGGCGCTCGATGTCGCGCAGCGAGATCCTGTTCAAGGGCCGCAAGGACCCGGGCATTCTCGGGCTGGAGCGGGTGCAGTGCATCACCACCCGCGAGGAGCGGCTGATCGAGGAGGCGCCTGGCGCCTATAAGGAGATCGGCGACGTGGTGCGTTCGCAGGTGGAGGAGGAAACGGTGGCGGTGATCGCCCGGTTCAGCCCGGTGCTCACCTTCAAGGCCTGA
- a CDS encoding TetR/AcrR family transcriptional regulator, translating into MSSIRERNKELILRAASEEFADKGFAATKTSDIAAKAGLPKPNVYYYFKSKENLYREVLESIVEPLLAASHPFNAGGHPGDVLKAYIRSKIRISRELPYASKVFASEIMHGAPHLSAEQTAHLNEQARHNIACIQGWIDQGLMARIDPSHLLFSIWAATQTYADFDWQISVVTGKASLSDADYEAAADTIIRLVLKGCEVEEVPQAQSA; encoded by the coding sequence GTGAGCAGCATTCGCGAGCGCAATAAAGAGCTGATCCTGCGGGCAGCCAGTGAAGAGTTTGCCGACAAGGGTTTCGCCGCCACCAAGACCAGCGACATCGCAGCCAAGGCCGGCCTGCCAAAGCCCAACGTCTACTACTACTTCAAGTCCAAGGAGAACCTCTACCGCGAGGTGCTCGAAAGCATCGTCGAGCCGTTGCTGGCCGCCTCCCACCCGTTCAATGCGGGCGGGCACCCGGGTGATGTGCTCAAGGCCTACATCCGCTCGAAGATCCGCATCTCCCGCGAGCTGCCCTACGCCTCCAAGGTGTTCGCCAGCGAGATCATGCACGGCGCGCCGCACCTCTCCGCCGAGCAGACCGCCCACCTGAACGAGCAGGCCCGCCACAACATCGCCTGCATCCAGGGCTGGATCGACCAGGGGCTGATGGCCAGGATCGACCCCAGCCACCTGCTGTTCAGCATCTGGGCCGCGACCCAGACCTATGCCGACTTCGACTGGCAGATCTCCGTCGTCACCGGCAAGGCCAGCCTCAGCGATGCCGATTACGAAGCCGCCGCCGACACCATCATCCGCCTCGTGCTGAAAGGCTGCGAAGTGGAAGAAGTCCCCCAGGCGCAGAGCGCCTGA
- the moaA gene encoding GTP 3',8-cyclase MoaA, translating to MRDSTLRDPFGRRITYLRLSVTDRCDFRCTYCMSEDMVFAPRAQILSLEELYAVADAFIGLGVKRIRVTGGEPLVRKGVTGLLARLGARRELDDLAITSNGSQLAHMAQDLRAAGVTRLNISLDSLQRERFAAFTRRDSLDQVLAGIDAARAAGFRRIKLNTVVQKGRNDDEVEDLVAFAVERDLDISFIEEMPLGSISSHERKVTLCTSEEVRERVEQRFQLLPSSHRTGGPSRYWQVIGSNTQVGFISPHSRNFCGDCNRVRVTAEGKLVLCLGHEGALDLKALIRRHPGDSDRLRAALVDALRLKPERHHFEADSQVQVVRFMSTTGG from the coding sequence ATGCGAGACAGCACATTGCGCGACCCCTTCGGTCGCCGGATCACCTACCTGCGCCTCTCGGTCACCGACCGTTGCGACTTCCGTTGCACCTACTGCATGAGCGAAGACATGGTCTTCGCTCCGCGGGCGCAGATACTCAGCCTCGAAGAACTCTACGCCGTGGCCGATGCCTTCATCGGGCTCGGGGTCAAGCGCATCCGCGTGACCGGTGGCGAGCCGCTGGTGCGCAAGGGCGTGACCGGCCTGCTGGCCCGGCTCGGCGCCCGTAGGGAACTGGATGACCTGGCCATCACCAGCAACGGCTCGCAGCTCGCCCACATGGCCCAGGACCTGCGCGCCGCTGGCGTCACCCGCCTAAACATCAGCCTCGATTCCCTGCAGCGCGAGCGTTTCGCCGCCTTCACCCGTCGCGATAGCCTCGACCAGGTACTGGCCGGCATCGACGCCGCGCGTGCGGCCGGCTTCCGTCGCATCAAGCTCAACACCGTGGTGCAGAAGGGCCGCAATGACGACGAGGTGGAGGACCTGGTGGCCTTCGCCGTCGAGCGTGACCTGGATATCAGCTTCATCGAGGAGATGCCCCTGGGCAGCATCTCCAGCCACGAGCGCAAGGTCACCCTGTGCACCTCCGAAGAGGTGCGCGAGCGGGTCGAGCAGCGCTTCCAGCTGCTGCCCAGCAGCCATCGCACCGGTGGCCCCTCGCGCTATTGGCAGGTGATCGGCAGCAACACCCAGGTCGGGTTCATTTCCCCCCACAGCCGCAACTTCTGCGGCGACTGCAACCGCGTGCGCGTCACCGCCGAAGGCAAGCTGGTGCTGTGCCTCGGCCACGAAGGTGCGCTGGACCTCAAGGCCCTGATCCGTCGCCACCCCGGTGACAGCGATCGACTCCGCGCAGCCCTGGTGGATGCCCTGAGGCTGAAGCCGGAGCGGCACCATTTCGAGGCGGACTCCCAGGTACAGGTAGTCCGCTTCATGAGCACCACCGGCGGCTGA
- a CDS encoding 8-oxoguanine deaminase — translation MGKTLLVKNADLLVTMDGERRELKQGGLFIEDNIIRQVGPSAELPQTADEVLDLKGHIVIPGLVNTHHHMYQSLTRVVPAAQDGELFNWLTNLYPIWARLTPEMIQVSTQTAMAELILSGCTTSSDHLYIYPNGCKLDDSIHAAGEIGMRFHAARGSMSVGRSQGGLPPDSVVEKEADILKESQRLIEDYHDASHGSMLRVVVAPCSPFSVSRDLMREAAVLARQYGVSLHTHLAENVNDIAYSREKFGMTPAEYAEDLGWVGHDVWHAHCVQLDQHGIDLFARTGTGVAHCPCSNMRLASGIAPIRRMRDAGVPVGLGVDGSASNDGATMIGEVRQALLLQRVGFGPDAMTAREALEIATLGGAKVLNRNDIGALASGMVADFVAFDLKQIAFAGALHDPLAALVFCAPAQVSHSVINGRQVVKDGQLVTVDLPRVIERHNRLAHQLVLGE, via the coding sequence ATGGGCAAGACATTGCTGGTGAAGAACGCTGACCTGCTGGTCACGATGGACGGCGAGCGCCGTGAGCTGAAGCAGGGCGGGTTGTTCATCGAGGACAACATCATCCGTCAGGTGGGGCCGAGCGCCGAGCTGCCGCAGACCGCCGACGAGGTGCTGGACCTCAAGGGCCATATCGTCATCCCCGGCCTGGTCAACACCCACCACCACATGTACCAGAGCCTCACCCGCGTGGTGCCGGCCGCCCAGGACGGCGAGTTGTTCAACTGGCTGACCAACCTCTACCCGATCTGGGCGCGCCTGACCCCGGAGATGATCCAGGTCTCCACCCAGACGGCCATGGCCGAGCTGATCCTCTCCGGCTGCACCACCTCCAGCGACCACCTGTACATCTACCCCAACGGCTGCAAGCTGGACGACAGCATCCACGCCGCCGGGGAGATCGGCATGCGCTTCCACGCCGCGCGCGGCAGCATGAGCGTCGGCCGCAGCCAGGGCGGCCTGCCGCCGGATTCGGTGGTGGAGAAGGAGGCGGACATCCTCAAGGAGTCCCAGCGCCTGATCGAGGATTACCACGACGCGTCCCACGGCTCGATGCTGCGGGTGGTGGTGGCGCCGTGCTCGCCCTTCTCGGTGAGCCGCGACCTGATGCGCGAGGCGGCGGTGCTGGCGCGCCAGTACGGCGTGTCGCTGCACACCCACCTGGCGGAGAACGTCAACGACATCGCCTACAGCCGCGAGAAGTTCGGCATGACCCCGGCCGAATACGCCGAGGACCTGGGTTGGGTCGGCCATGACGTGTGGCACGCCCACTGCGTGCAACTCGACCAGCACGGCATCGACCTGTTCGCCCGTACCGGCACCGGTGTCGCCCACTGCCCCTGCTCGAACATGCGCCTGGCGTCCGGCATCGCGCCGATCCGCCGCATGCGTGACGCCGGCGTGCCGGTTGGCCTGGGCGTGGACGGCTCGGCTTCCAACGACGGCGCCACCATGATCGGCGAGGTGCGCCAGGCCCTGCTGCTGCAGCGCGTCGGCTTCGGCCCTGATGCGATGACCGCGCGCGAGGCCCTGGAGATCGCCACCCTGGGCGGCGCCAAGGTGCTCAATCGCAACGACATCGGCGCCCTGGCGTCGGGCATGGTGGCGGACTTCGTGGCCTTCGACCTGAAGCAGATCGCTTTCGCTGGCGCCCTGCACGACCCGCTGGCGGCGCTGGTGTTCTGCGCCCCGGCCCAGGTCTCCCACAGCGTGATCAACGGTCGCCAGGTGGTGAAGGACGGCCAGCTGGTGACGGTCGACCTGCCGCGTGTGATCGAGCGCCACAACCGCCTCGCCCACCAGTTGGTGCTGGGCGAGTGA
- a CDS encoding substrate-binding periplasmic protein: protein MGWLLAGLLPLGAAHGESYVVGVERQSFQPHYWVDEQGEYRGFAREVLDLFARSERIELSYRPLAVTELTGRLLKGEVDLKYPDSPEWADDLKAGKPMAYSEPVVGYVDGVLVEPQRVGQGVETLQRLAMVQGWTPRGYQSRIDEGKVQLVQGNDLRQMIRQALKKQADGAYFNVVVATYYLDNIRARPGALVFDPSLPHTRGTFQLSSSRHPELIQRFNRFLAEHKGEVDALKAQYRVEANLDSEYMGLEQWKVDFLERQKSKGAPAKP from the coding sequence CTGGGTTGGCTGCTGGCCGGCCTGTTGCCCCTGGGCGCCGCCCATGGGGAAAGCTATGTGGTGGGCGTCGAGCGCCAGTCCTTCCAGCCGCACTACTGGGTCGACGAGCAGGGCGAGTACCGCGGTTTCGCCCGCGAGGTGCTGGACCTTTTCGCCCGCAGCGAACGCATCGAGTTGAGCTACCGCCCCCTGGCGGTTACCGAACTCACCGGGCGCCTGCTCAAGGGCGAGGTGGATCTGAAGTACCCGGACAGCCCCGAATGGGCCGACGACCTCAAGGCCGGCAAACCCATGGCTTACAGCGAGCCGGTGGTGGGCTACGTGGATGGCGTGCTGGTGGAGCCCCAGCGGGTCGGGCAGGGCGTCGAGACCCTGCAGCGGCTGGCCATGGTGCAGGGTTGGACACCCCGTGGTTACCAGTCGCGCATCGACGAGGGCAAGGTGCAGCTGGTGCAGGGCAACGACCTGCGGCAGATGATCCGCCAGGCGTTGAAGAAGCAGGCTGATGGCGCCTATTTCAACGTGGTGGTCGCCACCTATTACCTGGACAACATCCGTGCCCGCCCGGGTGCGCTGGTGTTCGACCCCTCGTTGCCGCACACCCGTGGCACCTTCCAGCTATCCAGCTCCCGTCACCCCGAGCTGATCCAGCGCTTCAACCGCTTCCTCGCCGAACACAAGGGCGAGGTGGACGCGCTCAAGGCGCAGTACCGCGTCGAGGCCAACCTCGATTCCGAGTACATGGGCCTGGAGCAGTGGAAGGTGGATTTCCTGGAGCGGCAGAAGAGCAAGGGCGCGCCCGCCAAACCCTGA
- a CDS encoding PA2169 family four-helix-bundle protein: protein MDNHKAISVLNDLIETSKDGEKGFLECAEDIKNPQLKATFTQRSQECARAAAELQQVVRSMGGDPETSPSVAGAVHRRWIDLKALVTGKDDTAILNECERGEDVALKHYKEALGKELPAPARSIVEKQLLGVQRNHDQIKALRNLAKAS, encoded by the coding sequence ATGGATAACCACAAGGCTATCTCCGTTCTCAACGACCTGATCGAAACCAGCAAGGACGGCGAAAAAGGGTTTCTCGAATGTGCCGAGGACATCAAGAATCCACAACTGAAAGCCACCTTCACCCAGCGCTCCCAGGAATGCGCACGCGCCGCTGCCGAGTTGCAGCAGGTGGTCCGCTCCATGGGCGGTGATCCGGAAACCTCCCCCAGCGTGGCGGGTGCCGTGCACCGTCGCTGGATCGACCTCAAGGCGCTGGTCACCGGCAAGGACGACACGGCGATTCTCAACGAGTGCGAGCGCGGCGAAGACGTGGCGCTGAAGCACTACAAGGAAGCACTGGGCAAGGAGCTGCCGGCGCCCGCGCGTTCCATCGTCGAGAAGCAACTGCTCGGCGTGCAGCGCAACCATGACCAGATCAAGGCCCTGCGCAATCTGGCCAAGGCCAGCTAA
- a CDS encoding outer membrane protein OmpK: MNLKHLPHCIALTAGLLAGGQAMADGPLLWQNNSVTYLYGKDFKVNPEIQQTFTFEHASGWTWGDLFIFADQINYNGKADANAGNNTYYGEISPRLSFGKLFDQKIAFGPVTDVLLAATYERGENRNQNYLVGPGFDLAIPGFDYFQLNFYYRKPDGITNNPSGQWQVTPVWSYTLPVGDSDILIDGFMDWVWNNKDATSSRPNDLHANLHFNPQIKYDLGKALDLGAKQLYVGVEYDYWSNKYGIDDDSFLGDDILGGTDQNTASLLVKVHF, encoded by the coding sequence ATGAACCTGAAGCATCTGCCTCACTGCATCGCCCTTACCGCAGGCCTCCTGGCGGGAGGGCAGGCCATGGCCGACGGCCCGCTGCTGTGGCAGAACAACAGCGTCACCTACCTCTATGGCAAGGATTTCAAGGTCAACCCGGAAATCCAACAGACCTTCACCTTCGAGCACGCCAGTGGCTGGACCTGGGGCGACCTGTTCATCTTCGCCGACCAGATCAACTACAACGGCAAGGCCGACGCCAACGCGGGCAACAACACCTACTACGGTGAGATCTCCCCGCGCCTGTCCTTCGGCAAGCTGTTCGACCAGAAGATCGCCTTCGGCCCGGTGACCGACGTGCTGCTGGCCGCCACCTACGAGCGCGGCGAGAACCGCAACCAGAACTACCTGGTGGGCCCGGGCTTCGACCTGGCCATCCCCGGCTTCGACTACTTCCAGCTGAACTTCTACTACCGCAAGCCCGACGGCATCACCAACAACCCGTCCGGCCAGTGGCAGGTCACCCCGGTGTGGTCGTACACCCTGCCGGTGGGCGACTCCGACATCCTTATCGACGGCTTCATGGACTGGGTCTGGAACAACAAGGACGCCACCAGCAGCCGCCCGAACGACCTGCACGCCAACCTGCACTTCAACCCGCAGATCAAGTACGACCTGGGCAAGGCCCTGGACCTGGGCGCCAAGCAGCTCTACGTGGGCGTCGAGTACGACTACTGGAGCAACAAGTACGGCATCGACGATGACAGCTTCCTCGGTGACGACATCCTCGGCGGCACCGACCAGAACACCGCCAGCCTGCTGGTCAAAGTGCACTTCTGA